A segment of the Halovivax limisalsi genome:
TACCCGCGGGGGAACCGAACTGTACACCGTCCGCCTCGCCGAAAAATTCGCCGCCCGAGGACACGCCGTGACCGTCGCCGCACCGCGAGGTGCGGACGCCACCGTCGAGGGGGCCACCGTCGTCGAACTCCCGGACGCCGCCCCTCGACCCGAAGACGGCGTCGGCCTCTCCCGCGCCGCGGGCGTCGAGCAACCCGAAATCGACGACGCCGTCTCGACCCTGTTCGACGAGGGCAGTTCGACGGCGGATATCGTCCACCTCCAGCACTTCAAAGGACTATCGTCGGGAATTCCGTCCCTGTGCGCCGACCGCGGCGTCCCGTGCATCGCGACGCTCCACGATTTCTGGACGCTCTGCCACCGCGAGCAACTCAGGAAACCCGACGGCACGCCGTGTTCCGGTCCGACGTCGATCGCCAAGTGCGCGGAGTGCTACGCGGACGCGGTCGCGCGGTTCGCGGCCGAATCGTCGGACGGGACCGACGCGGAGCGGATCCGCCCCGGCCTCGAGTCCGGTTTCGCCGATGCCGTGGCGCGCCGAACGCGCGGCCTCCGCCGAGCGCTCGGCGACTGCGACCGCCTCGTGTCGCCGTCCCGGTATCTGCGGGACGTCTTCGTCGACTTCGGATTCGATTCGGCTCGAATCGTGCATCGACGGAACGGAATCCGAACCGACGAGTTTCGCGGCTCGACGTTCGATGCCGACACGCCGCTCCAGATCGGGTACGCCGGCCGAATCGCCGAGTCGAAGGGAGTCCACCTGCTCGTG
Coding sequences within it:
- a CDS encoding glycosyltransferase family 4 protein, which codes for MRILLAAHALPPATRGGTELYTVRLAEKFAARGHAVTVAAPRGADATVEGATVVELPDAAPRPEDGVGLSRAAGVEQPEIDDAVSTLFDEGSSTADIVHLQHFKGLSSGIPSLCADRGVPCIATLHDFWTLCHREQLRKPDGTPCSGPTSIAKCAECYADAVARFAAESSDGTDAERIRPGLESGFADAVARRTRGLRRALGDCDRLVSPSRYLRDVFVDFGFDSARIVHRRNGIRTDEFRGSTFDADTPLQIGYAGRIAESKGVHLLVEALDHISADVDLHVHGSFSPDEEPYHASLRDAARRIEGSAERDRIRFHGSYPDAPAVFDALDVFVLPSIWVENSPLVIQEAFAAGVPVVTGDRGGMAELVTHGDDGLTVPVGDVDALAEALERLAVDPELVRRLRAGVEPPTELDDHATELLALYREQLRADGSDESGGRPEGRNESGGRQSAGADAAEESENPYGTNRDDP